The Impatiens glandulifera chromosome 8, dImpGla2.1, whole genome shotgun sequence genome includes a window with the following:
- the LOC124911211 gene encoding pentatricopeptide repeat-containing protein At3g02330, mitochondrial-like, with protein sequence MFKRFLFCLSPRLHFHSFRHIRSVTTVAAEGKRTFSHIFQQCSERAAIFPGKQAHARMVLTHFTPTVFVTNCLMQMYIKCSTLDYARKVFDRMPDRDMISWNAMIFGYVGSRNLEVAHSMFDLMPVKDVVSWNTLISGYSQIGKYRKSLEMFLLMMQMESLVLDRATFAIVLKACSSSDNYEMGIQVHALAVFMGFDCDVVTGSALIDMYAKCRKLEESLKFFDEMPERNLVSWSAAIAGCIQNEQLYGGLELFKKMQRDGVGVSQSAYASVFRSCAALCEVGFGSQLHAHALKTNFGSDMLVGTSILDMYAKSGRLSDARKLFNSLRNHSVQSYNAMIVGCVRSSQGFDALQIFKRLLQCGLPFDEITLSGAVSACSLIQGRLQGIQIHGLALKSSLWSQVCVANAVLDMYGKCGDSFIARRVFDEMPIRDAVSWNAVIAAYVQNGEEDETLSIFVLMLRSRMEPDDFTYGSVLKACSSQQSLNKGLEIHTRIVKSGMGFDWFVGSSLVDMYCKCAKIDEAEKIHYRLEERTIISWNAIISGFSLHNQSEESQKFFFKMLKEQAEPDIYTYTTVLDTCSNLATVELGKQIHAQITKHNLQQDVFISSTLVDMYSKCGILDDSKLIFERSLKRDIVTWNAMITAYAHHGLADEALRTFDRLQHEGLKPIHATIVAILRACAHMGLVEKGVNYFNSMKKEYGLDPQLEHYTCLVDIFGRSGQIRKALEVIQEMPYEADDVTWKTLLNLCKLKGNVEIAEIAAKAIMKMDNEDSAALIQLSNVYADAGMWDEVKEVRKMMRSGRLKKEPGCSWIEVKNELHMFLVADKAHPRGQEIYQQLHLLMVEMTWFEDILMD encoded by the coding sequence ATGTTCAAGCGATTCCTCTTCTGTCTGTCTCCTCGACTCCATTTTCATTCTTTTCGTCATATCCGTTCAGTGACTACCGTTGCAGCAGAAGGAAAGAGAACCTTCTCTCACATATTCCAACAATGTTCGGAGCGAGCGGCGATATTTCCAGGGAAACAAGCTCATGCCCGGATGGTATTGACTCATTTCACACCCACTGTTTTTGTAACGAATTGCTTAATGCAGATGTATATAAAATGTTCAACTTTAGATTATGCACGTAAAGTATTCGACAGAATGCCTGACAGGGATATGATTTCATGGAATGCCATGATTTTTGGTTATGTTGGATCTAGAAACCTGGAGGTTGCACACTCCATGTTTGATTTAATGCCTGTGAAGGATGTTGTTTCGTGGAATACATTAATTTCTGGGTATTCACAGATTGGTAAGTACAGGAAGTCCTTAGAGATGTTCCTACTGATGATGCAGATGGAGAGCTTGGTGTTGGATAGAGCAACCTTTGCCATTGTTTTAAAAGCTTGTTCTTCTTCGGATAACTATGAGATGGGGATACAGGTTCATGCACTTGCAGTCTTCATGGGTTTTGATTGTGATGTGGTAACTGGCAGTGCATTGATAGACATGTATGCGAAATGTAGGAAATTGGAGGAATCGTTGAAGTTCTTTGATGAAATGCCTGAAAGGAATTTGGTTTCTTGGAGTGCTGCCATTGCAGGTTGTATTCAAAATGAACAGCTTTACGGTGGATTGGAACTCTTCAAGAAAATGCAGAGAGATGGAGTTGGGGTGAGTCAATCTGCTTATGCTAGCGTTTTTAGATCATGTGCTGCTTTATGTGAAGTAGGGTTTGGTTCTCAGTTACACGCTCATGCTTTAAAGACTAACTTCGGATCTGATATGTTAGTAGGAACTTCAATTTTAGATATGTATGCAAAATCTGGCAGATTATCTGATGCTAGAAAGCTATTTAACTCGTTGAGAAATCATAGTGTGCAATCCTACAATGCTATGATTGTTGGCTGCGTTCGAAGTAGTCAAGGATTCGATGCTTTGCAGATATTCAAACGTTTGCTTCAGTGTGGTCTTCCATTTGATGAAATAACTCTATCAGGAGCAGTAAGTGCTTGTTCATTGATCCAGGGTCGTTTACAGGGAATCCAAATTCACGGATTGGCCTTAAAGAGTAGTCTTTGGTCTCAAGTTTGCGTGGCAAATGCAGTTCTTGACATGTATGGAAAGTGCGGTGATTCCTTTATTGCACGCAGAGTGTTTGATGAGATGCCAATAAGGGATGCTGTCTCTTGGAATGCTGTGATTGCAGCCTATGTTCAAAACGGAGAAGAAGACGAAACTCTTTCGATATTTGTCTTGATGCTGCGATCCAGGATGGAACCCGATGACTTCACTTATGGTAGCGTACTGAAAGCTTGTTCGAGTCAACAATCTCTTAACAAAGGATTGGAAATTCATACGAGAATAGTGAAATCTGGCATGGGTTTCGACTGGTTTGTCGGGAGTTCACTTGTCGATATGTACTGCAAATGCGCGAAGATTGACGAGGCAGAAAAGATTCATTACCGGCTCGAAGAACGAACGATAATATCATGGAACGCTATAATCTCAGGCTTCTCTTTACACAATCAAAGCGAAGAATCCCAAAAATTCTTCTTCAAGATGTTGAAAGAACAAGCCGAACCCGACATTTACACGTACACCACTGTTCTTGATACATGTTCTAATCTAGCAACAGTCGAACTCGGAAAACAAATCCACGCTCAAATTACGAAACACAATCTCCAACAAGACGTGTTCATATCCAGCACGCTCGTGGACATGTACTCGAAATGTGGAATCTTGGACGACAGTAAACTGATTTTCGAGAGATCTTTAAAACGCGATATAGTGACGTGGAACGCGATGATAACCGCCTATGCTCATCACGGTCTTGCTGACGAGGCATTGAGAACCTTCGATCGCCTTCAGCACGAGGGATTGAAGCCGATTCACGCCACTATAGTTGCTATCCTCCGTGCATGTGCCCACATGGGGCTGGTGGAGAAAGGGGTGAATTACTTCAACTCGATGAAGAAAGAATACGGGTTGGATCCTCAGCTCGAGCATTACACTTGTCTGGTTGATATTTTCGGAAGGTCTGGTCAAATTAGAAAAGCTTTGGAGGTTATTCAAGAGATGCCGTATGAAGCTGATGATGTTACTTGGAAAACATTGCTGAATCTTTGTAAATTGAAAGGGAATGTTGAGATAGCTGAAATAGCAGCAAAGGCTATTATGAAGATGGATAATGAAGATTCGGCTGCCTTAATTCAATTGTCAAATGTTTATGCTGATGCCGGAATGTGGGATGAAGTTAAAGAGGTTAGGAAGATGATGAGGTCTGGTCGATTGAAGAAGGAACCGGGTTGCAGCTGGATTGAAGTTAAGAATGAATTACATATGTTTTTAGTTGCGGACAAGGCTCATCCGAGAGGCCAAGAAATTTATCAACAACTTCATTTGCTAATGGTTGAAATGACTTGGTTTGAGGATATTCTTATGGATTAA
- the LOC124911212 gene encoding proline-rich receptor-like protein kinase PERK1 codes for MSTSPAPTSPPTNTTSPPPPATSPPPTSSPPPPVVTPPPPTAPAPSPPPPVTPTTSPPPPVTTSPPPASSATPSSPPPPASSTTPSPPPPSSTTPSSPSPPSSTTPSSPPPPATAGSTPGGTTSSPPPPSSSTNSSTSSNSSTISTGLVVGIAIGGIAIIALLTLLLICFCKKKRRREDDYYVPPPHVHGPKDGGRIIQGQQNVPPPASYAVSMLPPTSPYRPPPPPAPQAQHHISSGGGSGESSSLPPPSPGMFSKSTFTYEELSIATNGFSEANLLGQGGFGYVHKGVLPNGKEVAIKQLKAGSGQGDREFHAEVDTISRVHHKHLVSLVGYCTTGSQRLLVYEFLPNDTLEFHLHGKGRPPMDWSTRLKIALGAAKGFAYLHEDCHPKIIHRDIKASNILLDFNFEAMVADFGLAKFTSEVETHVSTRVMGTFGYLAPEYASSGKLTDKSDVFSFGVVLLELITGRRPVDSSFAYTDDSLVDWARPLLTRALDDGNFDSLVDPRLQKDYNHSEMSRMVACAAACVRHSARRRPRMSQVVRALEGDVSLADLNEGIKPGHSTVYSSHESSDYDTSQYNEDMKKFRKMAFETQEQGSSEYSGGKTTSEYGLNPSGSSSEVNTREMEMGKLKKDSSGFGIGS; via the exons ATGTCAACGTCGCCGGCGCCGACATCGCCTCCAACCAACACCACTTCTCCGCCTCCTCCGGCTACATCTCCTCCTCCAACCAGCTCACCTCCACCTCCGGTTGTTACTCCACCTCCGCCTACAGCTCCGGCACCGTCTCCTCCGCCTCCTGTCACACCTACTACATCTCCGCCTCCGCCGGTAACAACTTCTCCACCGCCGGCTTCGTCAGCAACTCCATCGTCTCCTCCTCCGCCTGCTTCGTCAACAACTCCATCTCCCCCTCCTCCTTCGTCAACAACTCCATCGTCTCCCTCTCCTCCTTCGTCAACAACTCCATCGTCTCCTCCTCCGCCGGCGACCGCCGGATCAACTCCTGGCGGCACTACTTCCTcgcctcctcctccttcttcgTCTACAAACTCATCTACGAGCTCCAATTCATCGACTATATCGACAGGACTTGTTGTTGGAATCGCTATTGGCGGCATTGCAATTATTGCACTTTTGACTCTTCTATTGATTTGTTtttgcaagaagaagagaaggagagaAGACGATTACTACGTTCCGCCTCCTCATGTTCATGGTCCTAAAG ATGGCGGCAGGATCATCCAAGGGCAGCAAAACGTTCCTCCACCAGCCAGCTATGCAGTCTCAATGTTACCGCCAACCTCTCCCTAccgtcctcctcctcctccagcACCACAAGCGCAACACCATATAAGCAGCGGCGGAGGATCGGGAGAATCATCGTCACTGCCACCACCTTCTCCAGGGATGTTCTCAAAGAGCACTTTCACTTACGAGGAATTATCAATTGCTACTAATGGCTTTTCAGAGGCTAACCTTCTTGGACAAGGTGGATTTGGATATGTTCACAAAGGTGTTCTTCCTAATGGAAAAGAAGTGGCGATTAAGCAGCTTAAAGCTGGAAGTGGACAAGGAGATCGCGAATTTCATGCTGAGGTTGACACTATTAGTCGTGTCCATCATAAACATCTCGTCTCTTTGGTTGGATATTGCACCACTGGTTCACAAAGATTGCTCGTTTACGAGTTTCTTCCTAACGATACATTAGAATTCCATTTACATG GAAAGGGAAGACCTCCAATGGACTGGTCAACAAGACTCAAAATTGCTCTAGGGGCTGCAAAAGGATTTGCATATCTACACGAAGACT GCCATCCGAAAATCATCCATCGCGATATTAAGGCATCCAACATTCTCCTGGATTTCAACTTCGAGGCCATGGTTGCTGATTTTGGACTTGCAAAGTTTACTTCTGAAGTTGAAACTCATGTCTCAACTCGAGTCATGGGTACCTTCGG ATACCTAGCTCCAGAATATGCTTCGTCGGGGAAACTGACAGACAAGTCCGATGTTTTCTCATTTGGTGTTGTGCTTTTAGAATTGATTACTGGGCGTCGTCCTGTTGATTCTAGTTTTGCTTACACAGATGATAGTTTGGTTGATTGG GCTAGGCCTTTGTTGACACGAGCTTTAGACGATGGGAATTTTGATTCTCTAGTCGACCCACGATTGCAGAAGGATTACAATCACAGCGAGATGTCTCGCATGGTTGCTTGTGCTGCAGCTTGTGTTCGCCACTCAGCACGACGTAGACCTAGAATGAGTCAG GTTGTGAGGGCATTAGAAGGAGATGTATCGTTGGCTGATCTAAACGAAGGAATCAAGCCTGGACACAGTACAGTATACAGTTCTCATGAAAGTTCTGATTACGATACAAGCCAATACAATGAAGATATGAAGAAATTTAGGAAGATGGCTTTCGAAACACAGGAACAGGGAAGTAGTGAGTACAGTGGAGGAAAAACTACGAGCGAATATGGTTTGAATCCATCCGGTTCAAGCAGTGAAGTTAACACGAGAGAAATGGAAATGGGGAAGTTGAAGAAAGACAGTTCAGGGTTCGGTATTGGAAGTTAA